From one Anopheles bellator chromosome 1, idAnoBellAS_SP24_06.2, whole genome shotgun sequence genomic stretch:
- the LOC131215704 gene encoding uncharacterized protein LOC131215704: protein MKSLVVFLLVAVPLVLASDKSASAPKKPSSSSAPPKLSDSVASASSMVEFMKIRKPKRSNGEIPLLIIRPVEKRRKLYFKEPTVKIASGGVATYGTYPELHTSDGEMFTLEHMLPILSLEGMLKGFSKLSSAPNHFVPSPQFKPSDVHHIVGPQKAPLKEEYHVLSYGDKNPLKVPQALSKPVEVVPAQSLPSPPPPNYVPAVNSEDQLLKLGQQQPSFSPLVQEKPAFVKPEQLPASFNFKVQEEVSHYKVNAIPLSGAHGHFHHYPHHQHPPQGGATSYVGSQGPDPPKYSKPVYHLAPAPAPQPGLEQSKWHEVAQKKPASLPSVTTNFYHPKTINAEPEAYQHLQATAPTQHTGGTVQTHLSYYFPKEETVPQPTSSAHHSQQPTSYSNVQPGGEHVEFSGVEKPIHKTYSSHIKQKYQKQHHHHQPHVFIQKYFEFPAAKGTHKAHVVTEFHGTPTATNDTAAQQHLPEPQAFAAPQYLPLPQPQALHAQPIVVLPTAQTLHHPVHHPVHHPVHHYSAASGGPAQSYWKVGRRHQDVKPVVEHTNEPEPDSQHAASGAVLHHQYQSVGPTTSATTTTTTATHSPATKDSGKAAVAQDRVDDGPGSVTNGTRTPTRTPKQLPAGDCERRCIRNTVALSNEPVCGTDGHTYSNRGKLRCARTCGKDDLEIRSYGICSAAVKATP from the exons TGCCGCTCGTGCTGGCGTCCGATAAGTCGGCCAGCGCACCCAAaaagccatcgtcgtccagcGCACCGCCGAAGCTGTCGGACAGTGTTGCCAGCGCGTCCTCGATGGTGGAGTTCATGAAGATCCGCAAACCGAAGCGCTCGAACGGCGAGATTCCGCTGCTGATCATTCGGCCGGTCGAGAAGCGCCGGAAGCTCTACTTCAAGGAGCCAACCGTGAAGATCGCCTCCGGTGGGGTAGCCACGTATGGCACGTATCCTG AGCTTCATACGAGCGATGGCGAGATGTTTACGCTCGAGCACATGCTGCCCATCCTGAGCCTGGAGGGTATGCTGAAGGGCTTCTCGAAGCTCTCCTCGGCACCGAACCACTTCGTGCCGTCGCCCCAGTTCAAGCCGTCCGATGTCCACCATATCGTGGGGCCGCAGAAGGCCCCGCTGAAGGAGGAGTACCATGTCCTGTCGTACGGCGACAAGAACCCGCTGAAGGTGCCCCAGGCACTGTCGAAGCCGGTCGAGGTCGTCCCGGCCCAGTCGctcccgtcgccgccgccccccAACTACGTACCGGCCGTAAATTCCGAAGATCAGCTTCTGAAACTTGGTCAACAACAGCCTTCCTTTTCGCCCCTGGTACAGGAGAAGCCGGCGTTCGTCAAGCCGGAGCAGCTGCCGGCGAGCTTCAACTTCAAGGTCCAGGAGGAGGTCAGCCACTACAAGGTGAACGCCATCCCGCTGAGCGGGGCCCACGGCCACTTCCACCACTacccgcaccaccagcacccgccACAGGGTGGAGCTACCAGCTACGTCGGCTCCCAGGGTCCAGATCCTCCGAAGTACAGCAAACCGGTCTATCACCTGGCTCCGGCTCCTGCTCCACAGCCGGGTCTGGAGCAAAGCAAGTGGCACGAGGTGGCTCAGAAGAAACCGGCCTCGCTGCCGTCGGTAACGACCAACTTCTACCACCCGAAGACGATCAACGCCGAACCGGAGGCATACCAGCATCTCCAGGCTACGGCCCCGACACAGCACACCGGTGGCACCGTTCAGACTCACCTCAGCTATTACTTCCCCAAGGAGGAGACGGTTCCCCAGCCGACATCGTCGGCGCACCACTCGCAACAGCCCACCTCCTACAGCAACGTCCAGCCCGGCGGAGAGCACGTGGAGTTC TCCGGTGTGGAGAAGCCGATCCACAAGACGTACAGCTCGCACATCAAGCAGAAGTaccagaagcagcaccaccaccaccaaccgcaCGTCTTCATCCAGAAGTACTTCGAGTTCCCGGCCGCCAAGGGCACCCACAAGGCTCATGTGGTGACCGAGTTCCACGGCACTCCAACGGCGACGAATGACACGGCGGCTCAGCAGCACCTGCCGGAGCCACAAGCATTCGCGGCCCCTCAGTACCTGCCCCTGCCGCAACCGCAGGCACTCCACGCGCAACCGATCGTAGTCCTGCCGACGGCGCAGACCCTCCACCATCCGGTCCATCACCCGGTGCACCATCCGGTGCATCACTACTCGGCCGCTTCCGGAGGTCCAGCCCAGTCCTACTGGAAGGTGGGTCGTCGCCACCAGGATGTGAAGCCCGTCGTCGAGCAcacgaacgaaccggaaccggacagCCAGCATGCGGCGTCGGGAGCGGTACTCCACCACCAATACCAGTCGGTCGGGCcgaccaccagcgccaccaccaccaccaccaccgctacGCACAGCCCGGCCACGAAGGACTCCGGGAAGGCAGCGGTCGCCCAGGACCGAGTCGATGATGGACCGGGCAGCGTCACGAATGGCACCAGGACACCGACCAGGACACCGAAGCAGCTTCCGGCGGGTGACTGCGAACGGCGCTGCATCCGGAATACGGTGGCCCTCTCGAATGAGCCGGTCTGCGGTACCGACGGGCACACGTACTCGAACCGGGGCAAGCTCCGGTGTGCCAGGACCTGCGGGAAAGACG ATCTCGAGATTCGATCCTACGGCATCTGCTCGGCAGCGGTGAAGGCGACACCATAA